From a region of the Coffea arabica cultivar ET-39 chromosome 3e, Coffea Arabica ET-39 HiFi, whole genome shotgun sequence genome:
- the LOC113718180 gene encoding cytochrome P450 81Q32-like, with product MLTAGTDTSSVTIEWALSLLLNHPEVLEKARAELDAQVGTDRLVNEHDLSNLPYLHNIISETLRLYPAAPMLVPHELSDDCKTGGYNISRGTILLVNVWAVHRDPNVCDDPTSFKPKRFEGLQVQASKLIPFGMGRRSCPGSGLAQRVVGLALGSLIQSFDWKKIGEEEIDLAEGIGVSIPKAKPLEKTCVRN from the coding sequence ATGCTTACGGCTGGAACAGACACTTCATCGGTGACTATAGAATGGGCCTTGTCTCTTTTGCTCAACCATCCCGAGGTGCTAGAGAAAGCTCGAGCTGAATTGGATGCTCAAGTAGGGACTGATCGATTGGTCAACGAACATGATCTATCCAATCTTCCTTATCTTCATAACATTATTTCAGAAACACTTCGGTTGTACCCAGCAGCACCAATGCTAGTGCCACATGAGTTGTCCGATGACTGTAAAACTGGGGGATACAATATTTCGCGAGGCACAATTTTGCTAGTTAATGTATGGGCAGTTCACAGGGACCCAAATGTTTGCGATGATCCAACAAGCTTCAAGCCAAAGAGATTCGAAGGCTTGCAGGTTCAGGCATCAAAGCTGATTCCATTTGGGATGGGAAGGAGATCTTGCCCTGGTTCTGGCCTAGCACAGCGGGTGGTGGGTTTGGCCTTGGGATCTCTAATTCagagttttgattggaaaaaaaTTGGCGAGGAGGAGATTGATCTGGCTGAAGGGATAGGAGTGTCCATACCAAAAGCCAAGCCACTAGAAAAAACATGTgttagaaattaa